Within the Syntrophorhabdales bacterium genome, the region CCATCAGATGGCGCGGGGGGAAGGATTCGGCAAGATTGTCGGTCAGGGCATACGGAGAATGAAGCAGATATTCTCGCGCGAATTCGGCGCGGACCGGGCCATCATGGAGGATATCGGGATGGAGGCCAAAGGCCTCGAATTCTCGGAATACATGCCCAAAGAGTCCCTTGCCCAGCAGGGCGGTTACGGCCTCGCCCTCAAAGGACCGCAGCATGACGAGGCATGGCTTATCTTCCTGGACATGGTCCACAATTTCCTTCCCACGTTCGAGCACAAGGCTGAAGCACTCCACTGGTTCCCTTTGTGGCGTACCTGGTTCGGCCTCTGCGGCCTCTGTAAGTTGCCATGGAATGACGTGGTCCCCCCGGACAATAAACAGACCAAGGAGCCTGCGAAGGTGATACAGCACGTTGAATGGTACACGCAATACTTCAACGCGGTCACCGGCAAGAACTGTACACCCGAAGACCTGATCACCATGAGCGAAAAAGTTTACAACTTCCAGCGAATCCTTTGCCTCAAGCTGGGATTCGGTCGTCGGGCGCACGATGCGATTCCATACAGGGCCATGGGACCCGTAACGACCGATGAATACGAATCGAGAGCGGAGCGTTACGATAAACAGTTGGAAGAACTTCACGGCGTGAACACAACAGGAATGAGCACTGCAGACAAGGTGCACACGCTGCGCAAACTGCGCGAGCAGAAATACGAACAGCTCAAAGACGCGGTGTACGAGCGCAGGGGCTGGACAAAAGACGGCATTCCCACGCTTGACACGGTAAAACGCCTCGGCATAGACTTACCGGAAGTGGTTGATGTGCTGAAGGAGCATGGAGTAGCGTGATGGTGCTGGTCGAGGGTAGAGAGTTCCGATGGAGAGAAGGATTGACGGTTGCCGAACTCCTGGAGGAGTTGGGCGATCCCTACCCTTACGCAGTGGTGCGCGTTAATGATGCCGTCGTCTCGGGCCCTGACTTTGAAAGGGCGAAAGTGCCGAGAGGGTCAGAGGTGTTTCTCATCCCTCTTATCGCCGGCGGCTGATACCTATTCGCCTCCAGGCTTAGTTCTTGCTTGTCTGTACGCAGTCCAACTCAAATACGTCCCAATCTTCTTGCTCCCAAGCCGTAACGCGCTTCTACCGTGCGTCATGCCTCGCCAGGCATAACAACATTTAGAACATCCATCATCAGCCGATCACTTAAGTAATGGATAGAGTTAGCAGCAGTCACGGGGTATCCCTGCTGACTGCAGTCGCGATCCTGATTCTTCTTTCCATACCGATTCCTGCCGGTGCGCAGGCGTCAAGCGTAGTCCGATGGGATCTTGTCGGAACCGTGAACAGCCCGGAGAGCGGGAGAATTGAGGTTTATCTCCTGAATGGCATGGTACATGGACCGCCCGCCTCCCGGGAATTCCTGGAAAAGGTAGTCTGGACGAAACATGGGAAAACCATCACGGCGAAGAACGTCGTGGATTGTGGGAGCAAGGTCCGGAAATTAGTGCTGCTTAATGAGTATAAGCGTCATCACGTTGATGGCTCGGACCGTTACACCCTTGTGAGATCGCAAGAACCAAAAGATCCTGCCATGAAGGTGGATCCTGACCTTCTCGCTGAAGTGATCTATAACGAAGTTTGTCTCAGGCCCGCGCTCAACAATGAAGCGGAGCCTGTTCCTGGTGCCAACATAACTGCTGTCTCCCAGGAAGCCTCCGAAGCGCCATCACAGAACTGCGCCTATTGGATATCACCTGGCAGCCACTTATTTTCCTCAAGCGGAGCATCGGGCACGATATCTGTTTCGACCCAGACGAACTGTCAATGGCTGGCATCCTTGAATGCTCCGTGGGTCCTTATGGATTCAACGAATAAGGGATCCGGCAGCGACACAATCAGCTTCTCTCTCTCCGCAAATCCTGGCGCGGATTCCCGCACGGCTCAGATCACCGCGGAGGGACAGATAGCTTCCATCGCCCAGGAAGGCAACCCGGAGTCCGTTGAGTACACGTTGACAGTCAGGAAAACGGGGAAAGGACGAGGAGCAGTGACTACCAATCACACAGGAAATACTTTTCGAAAAGGGACGACGGTCACTCTCAGTGCGCTGCCCGGCGTCGATTCAGTATTTTCAGGATGGTCCGGGGCCTGTTCGGGAACAGCGCGGAACTGTACGATTAAGATAAGCTCGGCCAGTTCCGTCACAGCATCTTTTTCATTGAAAACATTTACAATCTCTGTGCCCACGTCATCCAATGGCACCATCTACCCTGCTGGTCCCGTGAAAGCAACCTATGGAGAAGAACTGACATTCCAGATGTTTCCTCTGTCGGGCTACCGCGTTTCCAATGTTCTTGTTGATGGCGCCTCCGCCGGGGCGGTTAACTCGTACCGGTTCAAGAGCATCTCAGCCGACCACGTCATTCAGGCCACGTTCGTGAAGGAATAAGCAATCAGAAAAGGATAGCGCGAGCCCCTGTTGTAATCGGTTCCGCATTCTGCTATCTATTTGCCTGATGCCGTTACGGATCCCGCTGAATTATAGAGAGGCGCGATAAGCGATGAACAGATTCATGTCTTTGTCCATCCGCACGTATCTCGTGATTTTCATAACCCTGTTGGCGTTACCATCCGTGGCCTTGATAGTCTATTCAGGGTTAGCCGCGCGCAAGGCGGCAATAGATGACGCCAACAAGCAATGCCTGGAGGTTGTCAATAGTCTTGCAGGCGAGCAGCAGGCTGTCGTTGCAGGAGCCGAGCAGCTAGTCACCACCCTTGCTCTTCTGCCGGAAGTCCAGGCGCGCAACAGCACGGCCACCAATGCGCTCCTTCGAGACCTCTTGAAGAAGAACCCTCGCTACGCCAATATTGTGATCGGCGATGCATCAGGCTCTGTGTGGGCCTCGGCAGTGCCCTTTCAGGGGAACCTTTCCATGGCTGACAGAAGGTACTACCAGGAGGCCATCCGCACGGGAACGTTTTCTTCCGGCGAGTACGGCGTGGGCAGGGCAGGAGGAAAACCGATGATGAGCTTCGGCTATCCCGTAAAAAACGCCGACAATAAGGTGATAGCGGTGATAGGGGTCGCCCTCGACCTGGAGTACGCCCAGCGGACTTTTGAAAAGATCAATCTTCCTCCCGGGTCGTCCTTTGGCATCCTTGACCACCAGGGCATCATTCTCATCAGGAACCGCCAGGACCCGTTCTCAGAAAAGCTCATCGGCAAGCGTGACTCAAAACAAGAGAACTTCACCCCGATGACCGGGGGTGCTCCCGGAGGGACCTTTAAAGCCATAGGGAACGACGGGATCTTTCGTCTCGCTGCGTACAGGAAAATGACCTTACCGCACGAATCAGCACCTTATCTCTATGTTCGCTCAAGCATACCGCTGGCCTCAGCCACTGCGACGGCGAACGCGGCGATGGTTAAGAACCTGACCTTGCTCGCGGTGCTCTATGCAATCGGGCTTGTGCTCGTCTGGTTCATCGGGAAGCGTCTCATCGTAAACCCTGTCACCCGCTTAATGAAGGCATCTGAGCAACTTGCCGCCGGAGCGGGGAACGTGCGCATCTCTCGTGACATCGAAGGTCGCGAGCTTGGGAGACTGGCCCGGAGCTTCGATACCATGGCAGATACGCTCGCTCAAAGAGAGTCAGCTCTCCGTGAGAGCGAGCAGCGCTGGGCCACCACGCTGGCAAGCATCGGCGATGCGGTCATCGCCACAGACACAGATGGCAGAATCTCCTTTATGAACAGCGTTGCGGAGGAACTTACCGGCTGGACGCAGAAGGACGCGGCGCTCAGACCGATAGCCGAAGTCTTTCACATCATTAACGAGCAGACCCGCAAAGAAGTCGATAGCCCTGTCTCACGCGTGCTGAGAGAAGGAATAATTGTTGGACTCGCCAACCACACGATCCTTGTCCGCAGGGATGGCACCGAACTTCCCATTGATGACAGCGGCGCGCCCATACAACGCGTGGATGGCAAGACCACGGGCGTTGTGCTCGTCTTTCGGGACATCACCGAGCGGCAGGCGGCCGAGGAAGCCCTGCGGCAAAGCGATGAGCGCTTCCGTCTTGCCCTGCGCAACGCACCCGTGTCAGTGGCAGTGCAGGACCGCGACCTCCGGTACATCTGGGCATATAACCAGCGCACCGCACGCCCCGAGGAGATCATAGGCAGGCGGGACGAAGACATCTTCACGCCCGAAGAAGCGGCACGGGTTGATGCGATCAAGAGGCGCGTGCTGGAGGAGGGCGTCGAATACCGCGAGCAGATGTGGTTCAACCGGGCTGGCGGTCCTATTTTTCTCGACGTCTATTGGGAGCCCATGCACGATGAGACGGGCCGTGTCATAGGCGTGGGCTCGGCGACCGTCGATCTGACGCCGACAAAGCTTGCAGAGGAAGCATTGCGCAAGGCGCACGACGAACTCGAAGAACGTGTCAAACAGAGAACTACGGAACTCCAGAGCGCCTATGACAACCTCACCAGGGAAATCGCCGAGCGGGAGCAGGCGGAAGCCCAGCTCCGGCAGGCTCAGAAGATGGAGGCCTTGGGGACGCTCTCCGGCGGCATCGCGCATGACTTCAACAACATCCTCGCAGCGATCATCGGCTTCACGGAACTGGTAGCCGAGCGTGCGACCCCGGGAAGCCGGGACGAGCATCACCTGCACCGGGTCTTGGAGGCGTCGCTGCGCGGGCGGGAACTGGTGAAACAGATGCTGACCTTCACCCGAAGTACGGCGCAGGAGAAGAAGCCGTTGCTGCTGAGCAGTATCTTGAAAGAGACTGCAAGGATGCTCAGGGCTACCACGCCTACAACGATAAGTATCAAAGTGAACATCCTGAGCGAGTCGGGTCTCATCCTCGCCGATCCCACCCAGATCCAGCAGATCGTCATGAACCTGTGCACCAATGCCACCTATGCCATGCGGGAAAAAGGAGGCATCCTCGACATCGAACTCACCGATTTCAGCGTGGCACGATCCAACGGGAACAATCACGGCATGGAGCCTGGACTGTACATGAAGCTCGTGGTCCGCGACACGGGCAGAGGCATTACGCCCGACATCATGGACAAGATATTCGACCCGTTCTTTACCACAAAGAAACTGGGGGAAGGCACAGGGCTCGGGCTCTCTGTGGTCCACGGCATCGTCAAGCGCTCGGGCGGCTACATCGCGGTGGAGAGTGCACCCGGTAAAGGTTCCACGTTCACCGTGTACTTCCCGAAGATTGCCGGAGAGCAAAAGACAGCAGCGCCCGGTCTCGATATGATACCTACCGGCTCCGAGCGTATTCTCTTTGTGGACGATGAAGAAGCGATTGTGGAGATGGGTGAAGACATCCTCGCCGAGCTCGGCTATGAGGTGACCTCCCGCACCAGCAGTAAGACCGCTCTAGCACTTCTGCAGGAGAACCCGTCTCGTTTCGACCTGGTCATCACGGACCAGACCATGCCGGACATGACCGGTGTTGAGCTTGCCCGGCACATCCTCGCGCTGCGTCCCGACATCCCCATCATCCTGTGCACCGGCTTCAGCCATATGATTGATGCTGAAGGTGCCAGGGCTGCAGGAATCAGGGCCTTCGCCATGAAACCCCTCACGAAAAGAGAGATCGCCACGACAATCAGAAAGGTCCTGGACGAGCCAGCGGCGTAGCTGCGTTCAATAGGCAATCGGTACCCGCATACAGGTGTCCCAGAGATGAAAAGTTACTATTCACAGCTATGGGGGTGAAAAGGAGGAGTTTCGCG harbors:
- the thiS gene encoding sulfur carrier protein ThiS; this translates as MVLVEGREFRWREGLTVAELLEELGDPYPYAVVRVNDAVVSGPDFERAKVPRGSEVFLIPLIAGG
- a CDS encoding PAS domain S-box protein encodes the protein MNRFMSLSIRTYLVIFITLLALPSVALIVYSGLAARKAAIDDANKQCLEVVNSLAGEQQAVVAGAEQLVTTLALLPEVQARNSTATNALLRDLLKKNPRYANIVIGDASGSVWASAVPFQGNLSMADRRYYQEAIRTGTFSSGEYGVGRAGGKPMMSFGYPVKNADNKVIAVIGVALDLEYAQRTFEKINLPPGSSFGILDHQGIILIRNRQDPFSEKLIGKRDSKQENFTPMTGGAPGGTFKAIGNDGIFRLAAYRKMTLPHESAPYLYVRSSIPLASATATANAAMVKNLTLLAVLYAIGLVLVWFIGKRLIVNPVTRLMKASEQLAAGAGNVRISRDIEGRELGRLARSFDTMADTLAQRESALRESEQRWATTLASIGDAVIATDTDGRISFMNSVAEELTGWTQKDAALRPIAEVFHIINEQTRKEVDSPVSRVLREGIIVGLANHTILVRRDGTELPIDDSGAPIQRVDGKTTGVVLVFRDITERQAAEEALRQSDERFRLALRNAPVSVAVQDRDLRYIWAYNQRTARPEEIIGRRDEDIFTPEEAARVDAIKRRVLEEGVEYREQMWFNRAGGPIFLDVYWEPMHDETGRVIGVGSATVDLTPTKLAEEALRKAHDELEERVKQRTTELQSAYDNLTREIAEREQAEAQLRQAQKMEALGTLSGGIAHDFNNILAAIIGFTELVAERATPGSRDEHHLHRVLEASLRGRELVKQMLTFTRSTAQEKKPLLLSSILKETARMLRATTPTTISIKVNILSESGLILADPTQIQQIVMNLCTNATYAMREKGGILDIELTDFSVARSNGNNHGMEPGLYMKLVVRDTGRGITPDIMDKIFDPFFTTKKLGEGTGLGLSVVHGIVKRSGGYIAVESAPGKGSTFTVYFPKIAGEQKTAAPGLDMIPTGSERILFVDDEEAIVEMGEDILAELGYEVTSRTSSKTALALLQENPSRFDLVITDQTMPDMTGVELARHILALRPDIPIILCTGFSHMIDAEGARAAGIRAFAMKPLTKREIATTIRKVLDEPAA